In a genomic window of Cetobacterium somerae ATCC BAA-474:
- a CDS encoding EpsG family protein: MIFISIALILLVLGVYDVFSENKAQKEKILKGIIIILIIFLGTRGFLGWDWYFYYPSFMNSTYIYEKGYMLYTSLIRGFFRNYIFYQLITTTIDFIALYFIFKKYCKYPIMAFAIFFSIQGLHIEVELLRNIKAMILFLFSIQYIKERKIAPFLILNILGILFHTSAVF; encoded by the coding sequence ATGATTTTTATATCAATAGCTTTGATATTATTAGTGTTAGGAGTTTATGATGTTTTTTCAGAAAATAAAGCTCAAAAGGAAAAAATCTTAAAAGGTATAATTATTATTTTAATTATATTTTTAGGAACAAGAGGATTTTTAGGATGGGATTGGTATTTTTACTATCCTTCCTTTATGAACTCAACTTACATTTATGAAAAAGGATATATGTTATATACCTCTTTAATTAGAGGTTTTTTTAGAAACTATATTTTTTATCAATTGATAACTACAACTATTGATTTTATAGCTTTATATTTTATATTTAAAAAATATTGTAAATATCCAATAATGGCATTTGCAATATTTTTTAGTATTCAAGGATTACATATTGAAGTAGAACTATTAAGAAATATAAAAGCAATGATTTTATTTTTATTCTCTATTCAATATATAAAAGAAAGGAAAATAGCTCCTTTTTTAATTTTAAATATATTGGGAATACTATTTCATACAAGTGCAGTATTT